One window from the genome of Megalobrama amblycephala isolate DHTTF-2021 linkage group LG4, ASM1881202v1, whole genome shotgun sequence encodes:
- the LOC125266850 gene encoding TBC1 domain family member 9B isoform X2 gives MWITPEEVLLANALWVSERANPYFILQRRKGHGRGGGITGLLVGTLDVVLDSSARVAPYRILHQTGESQIFWNIACGSSRKEITEHWEWLETNLLQTLSIFDNDDDITTFVKGKIQGIIAEENKSGKPQEDEDPGKFREAELKMRKLFGMPEEEKLVNYYPCSYWKGRVPRQGWIYLSVNHLCFYSFLLGKEVSLVVQWTEVTQLDKNATLVFPESIRVSTRDTEHFFSMFLNINETFKLMEQLANIAMRQLLDNESFAADRFLPKPGKTLKNVSALKRDLDARAKNERYRALFRLTQDERLDGHTDCTLWTPFTKMHVVGQMFVSNNYICFASREEDLCQLIIPLREVTIVEKADSSSVLPSPLSISTKNKMTFLFANLKDRDFLVQRISDFLQRTPDRPCGLNAQSENPSPSTPPSLPPSPSVLGLGEMPQNQHYSPSLPTAKQGLLQIYQQDVPEELGPKVTREKMKEESWNIHFFEYGRGVCMYRTSKTRELVLNGIPESLRGELWLLFSGAQNEMATHPGYYGSLVEQAMGKCTLATEEIERDLHRSMPEHHAFQNEMGIAALRRVLTAYAYRNPGIGYCQAMNIVTSVLLLYCTEEEAFWLLVALCERMLPDYYNTRVVGALVDQGVFEELTRECLPLLYERMQELGVISTISLSWFLTLFLSVMPFDSAVLLVDCFFYEGIKVIFQVSLAVLHANMDQLLSCSDEGEAMTILGRYLDNVVNKQTVSPPIPHLHALLTSGNNPPPEIDAFELIKASYEKFGSLRADVIEQMRFKQRLKVIQSLEDTAKRSVVRAIMTDSAFTIEELEELYVLFKAKHIMSCYWGASSTAAERHDPSLPYLEQYRIDCGQFVQLFSALAPWSCGLHTNTLSSRLFRLLDQNKDTLINFKEFVTGLSGMYHGDMTEKLKLLYKLHLPPALCPEEAESALEATQFFTDDDTPQGEELKEAGEASAAGDTDDRKEEKPKDYKYYLRMWAKEKEPKKESIKDLPRMNQEQFIEMCKTLYNMFSEDPMEQELYHGIATVASLLLRIGEVGKKFTNNGGRKAEAQLPSTIDALQPEREDSSGEGGSGQSLVSKALAEAQLETPPPTAAGSDEDAKDDTSVSSYSVVSAGSLQCEDIADDTVLIGCMSGEGGDGVDRRRGSAPDADWSITFEQVLASFLTETSLVDYFEKKHDIQSKIAACKLLRAVERQTSSSSDHDFSSLTTQ, from the exons gcTCGTCTCGGAAGGAGATCACTGAACACTGGGAGTGGCTTGAGACAAATCTACTCCAGACTCTGTCCATCTTTGACAACGATGATGACATCACCACCTTCGTCAAGGGCAAAATACAG GGCATCATCGCTGAAGAGAATAAAAGCGGCAAACCTCAGGAAGACGAGGATCCTGGGAAGTTCCGTGAAGCCGAGCTGAAGATGCGGAAGTTGTTCGGCATGCCGGAGGAAGAGAAGCTGGTCAACTATTACCCCTGCAGCTACTGGAAGGGAAGAGTCCCGCGGCAGGGCTGGATCTACCTGTCCGTCAACCACCTTTGCTTCTACTCTTTCTTGCTGGGAAAAGAGG TTTCACTGGTGGTGCAGTGGACGGAGGTCACGCAGTTAGACAAGAACGCCACGCTGGTTTTCCCGGAGAGCATCCGCGTGAGCACTCGTGACACAGAGCACTTCTTCTCCATGTTCCTCAACATCAACGAGACCTTCAAACTGATGGAGCAGCTGGCCAACATCGCCATGAGACAGCTGCTGGACAACGAGAGCTTCGCCGCCGATCGCTTCCTCCCCAAACCCGGCAAGACCCTGAAAAACGTTTCCGCACTCAAGAG GGACTTGGATGCGCGTGCAAAGAACGAGCGGTACAGGGCGCTTTTCCGGCTCACGCAGGACGAGCGTTTGGACGGACACACCGACTGTACGCTCTGGACGCCGTTCACTAAGATGCATGTCGTCGGTCAAATGTTTGTTTCTAACAACTACATCTGCTTTGCCAGTCGAGAGGAAGATCTGTGTCAGCTTATCATTCCACTGAGAgag GTGACCATAGTGGAAAAAGCAGACAGCAGCAGTGTTTTGCCCAGTCCACTGTCGATCAGCACTAAAAACAAGATGACCTTCCTGTTTGCCAACCTCAAAGACCGTGACTTCCTGGTACAGCGAATTTCTGACTTCCTGCAGCGCACGCCTGACAGGCCGTGTGGCCTAAACGCTCAATCT GAGAATCCCAGCCCGAGTACGCCGCCGTCTCTGCCCCCGTCCCCTTCTGTGCTGGGGCTTGGAGAGATGCCCCAAAACCAACACTACAGCCCCAGTCTGCCCACTGCCAAGCAGGGCCTACTGCAAATCTATCAGCAGGACGTCCCGGAGGAGCTGGGGCCCAAAGTG ACGAGAGAGAAGATGAAAGAGGAATCATGGAACATCCATTTCTTTGAGTATGGACGTGGAGTGTGTATGTACCGCACGTCAAAGACGAGAGAGCTGGTTCTGAACGGGATACCTGAGAGTTTGAGAGGAGAGCTGTGGCTGCTGTTCTCAG GTGCTCAGAACGAGATGGCCACACACCCGGGTTACTACGGCAGTTTGGTTGAGCAGGCGATGGGTAAATGTACTCTAGCGACAGAGGAGATCGAGAGAGACCTCCACCGTTCCATGCCTGAGCATCACGCCTTTCAGAATGAGATGGGCATCGCTGCGCTGAGACGAGTCCTGACGGCCTACGCTTACAGGAACCCCGGCATTGGATACTgtcag gcGATGAACATTGTTACGtctgtgttgttgttgtattgTACTGAAGAGGAGGCGTTCTGGCTGCTTGTGGCTCTGTGTGAACGGATGCTGCCCGACTATTACAACACTAGAGTTGTAG GAGCGCTGGTGGATCAGGGAGTGTTCGAGGAGCTCACCCGCGAGTGTTTGCCGCTGTTGTACGAGCGCATGCAGGAGTTGGGCGTCATCTCTACTATCTCTCTGTCCTGGTTTCTCACTCTCTTCCTGTCCGTCATGCCTTTCGACAGCGCGGTGCTGCTGGTCGACTGCTTCTTCTACGAGGGCATTAAAGTCATTTTCCAG GTGTCATTAGCTGTGCTACATGCAAACATGGATCAGCTGCTGTCCTGTTCAGATGAGGGAGAGGCCATGACCATTCTGGGCCG ATATTTGGATAATGTTGTGAATAAGCAGACAGTTTCTCCACCCATTCCCCACCTTCATGCTCTGTTGACCAGTGGCAACAACCCTCCACCTGAGATTGACGCCTTTGAGCTCATTAAAGCGTCCTATGAG AAGTTTGGTAGTCTTCGTGCTGACGTCATTGAACAGATGAGGTTCAAACAAAGGTTAAAGGTCATACAGTCACTAGAAGACACAGCTAAGAGGAGTGTG GTGAGAGCTATCATGACAGATTCTGCTTTCACTATTGAGGAGTTGGAAGAACTCTATGTTCTGTTTAAG GCGAAACACATCATGAGTTGTTACTGGGGTGCGAGCAGCACGGCGGCGGAACGTCACGACCCCAGCCTGCCGTATCTGGAGCAGTACCGCATCGACTGCGGGCAGTTCGTTCAGCTCTTTTCCGCTCTGGCACCCTGGAGCTGCGGCCTTCACACCAACACGCTTTCTAGCCGACTCTTCCGCCTGCtcgaccaaaacaaagacacactCATCAACTTTAAAGAGTTTGTCACCGGACTCA GTGGAATGTATCATGGCGATATGACGGAAAAACTCAAACTTCTCTACAAACTCCACCTGCCTCCAG CGTTGTGTCCAGAGGAAGCAGAGTCAGCGCTGGAGGCCACGCAGTTCTTCACTGACGACGACACGCCACAGG GAGAGGAGCTGAAAGAGGCAGGAGAAGCATCAGCGGCCGGAGACACCGATGACAGAAAAG AGGAGAAGCCAAAGGACTATAAGTACTATCTGAGAATGTGGGCCAAAGAAAAAGAGCCAAAGAAAGAGAGTATCAAAGATCTGCCCCGGATGAATCAG GAGCAGTTCATTGAGATGTGTAAGACTCTCTACAACATGTTCAGCGAAGATCCCATGGAGCAGGAGCTGTATCACGGCATCGCCACGGTGGCGAGTCTCCTGCTGCGCATCGGAGAAGTGGGCAAGAAATTCACCAACAACGGCGGAAGGAAAGCCGAGGCCCAGCTGCCCTCCACCATCGACGCTCTGCAGCCAGAGAGGGAGGACTCGTCCGGGGAGGGAGGATCAGGACAGTCCCTGGTCTCCAAGGCCCTGGCGGAGGCGCAGCTAGAGACGCCACCTCCCACGGCGGCCGGCTCCGACGAAGACGCCAAAGACGACACGTCCGTTTCGTCCTACTCCGTGGTGAGCGCCGGTTCGCTGCAGTGCGAGGACATCGCCGACGACACCGTGCTGATCGGCTGCATGAGCGGAGAGGGCGGCGACGGGGTGGATCGGAGGCGGGGCAGCGCACCGGATGCCGATTGGTCGATCACATTCGAGCAGGTTTTAGCGTCGTTCCTGACGGAAACATCGCTGGTTGACTACTTCGAGAAGAAACACGACATCCAGAGCAAAATAGCGGCGTGCAAATTGCTGAGAGCGGTGGAAAGACAGACCAGTTCGTCAAGCGATCATGATTTCTCTTCTCTGACCACACAATGA
- the LOC125266850 gene encoding TBC1 domain family member 9B isoform X1, with translation MWITPEEVLLANALWVSERANPYFILQRRKGHGRGGGITGLLVGTLDVVLDSSARVAPYRILHQTGESQIFWNIACGSSRKEITEHWEWLETNLLQTLSIFDNDDDITTFVKGKIQGIIAEENKSGKPQEDEDPGKFREAELKMRKLFGMPEEEKLVNYYPCSYWKGRVPRQGWIYLSVNHLCFYSFLLGKEVSLVVQWTEVTQLDKNATLVFPESIRVSTRDTEHFFSMFLNINETFKLMEQLANIAMRQLLDNESFAADRFLPKPGKTLKNVSALKRDLDARAKNERYRALFRLTQDERLDGHTDCTLWTPFTKMHVVGQMFVSNNYICFASREEDLCQLIIPLREVTIVEKADSSSVLPSPLSISTKNKMTFLFANLKDRDFLVQRISDFLQRTPDRPCGLNAQSENPSPSTPPSLPPSPSVLGLGEMPQNQHYSPSLPTAKQGLLQIYQQDVPEELGPKVTREKMKEESWNIHFFEYGRGVCMYRTSKTRELVLNGIPESLRGELWLLFSGAQNEMATHPGYYGSLVEQAMGKCTLATEEIERDLHRSMPEHHAFQNEMGIAALRRVLTAYAYRNPGIGYCQAMNIVTSVLLLYCTEEEAFWLLVALCERMLPDYYNTRVVGALVDQGVFEELTRECLPLLYERMQELGVISTISLSWFLTLFLSVMPFDSAVLLVDCFFYEGIKVIFQVSLAVLHANMDQLLSCSDEGEAMTILGRYLDNVVNKQTVSPPIPHLHALLTSGNNPPPEIDAFELIKASYEKFGSLRADVIEQMRFKQRLKVIQSLEDTAKRSVVRAIMTDSAFTIEELEELYVLFKAKHIMSCYWGASSTAAERHDPSLPYLEQYRIDCGQFVQLFSALAPWSCGLHTNTLSSRLFRLLDQNKDTLINFKEFVTGLSGMYHGDMTEKLKLLYKLHLPPALCPEEAESALEATQFFTDDDTPQDPPFLSHLDFLAQEVTSGEELKEAGEASAAGDTDDRKEEKPKDYKYYLRMWAKEKEPKKESIKDLPRMNQEQFIEMCKTLYNMFSEDPMEQELYHGIATVASLLLRIGEVGKKFTNNGGRKAEAQLPSTIDALQPEREDSSGEGGSGQSLVSKALAEAQLETPPPTAAGSDEDAKDDTSVSSYSVVSAGSLQCEDIADDTVLIGCMSGEGGDGVDRRRGSAPDADWSITFEQVLASFLTETSLVDYFEKKHDIQSKIAACKLLRAVERQTSSSSDHDFSSLTTQ, from the exons gcTCGTCTCGGAAGGAGATCACTGAACACTGGGAGTGGCTTGAGACAAATCTACTCCAGACTCTGTCCATCTTTGACAACGATGATGACATCACCACCTTCGTCAAGGGCAAAATACAG GGCATCATCGCTGAAGAGAATAAAAGCGGCAAACCTCAGGAAGACGAGGATCCTGGGAAGTTCCGTGAAGCCGAGCTGAAGATGCGGAAGTTGTTCGGCATGCCGGAGGAAGAGAAGCTGGTCAACTATTACCCCTGCAGCTACTGGAAGGGAAGAGTCCCGCGGCAGGGCTGGATCTACCTGTCCGTCAACCACCTTTGCTTCTACTCTTTCTTGCTGGGAAAAGAGG TTTCACTGGTGGTGCAGTGGACGGAGGTCACGCAGTTAGACAAGAACGCCACGCTGGTTTTCCCGGAGAGCATCCGCGTGAGCACTCGTGACACAGAGCACTTCTTCTCCATGTTCCTCAACATCAACGAGACCTTCAAACTGATGGAGCAGCTGGCCAACATCGCCATGAGACAGCTGCTGGACAACGAGAGCTTCGCCGCCGATCGCTTCCTCCCCAAACCCGGCAAGACCCTGAAAAACGTTTCCGCACTCAAGAG GGACTTGGATGCGCGTGCAAAGAACGAGCGGTACAGGGCGCTTTTCCGGCTCACGCAGGACGAGCGTTTGGACGGACACACCGACTGTACGCTCTGGACGCCGTTCACTAAGATGCATGTCGTCGGTCAAATGTTTGTTTCTAACAACTACATCTGCTTTGCCAGTCGAGAGGAAGATCTGTGTCAGCTTATCATTCCACTGAGAgag GTGACCATAGTGGAAAAAGCAGACAGCAGCAGTGTTTTGCCCAGTCCACTGTCGATCAGCACTAAAAACAAGATGACCTTCCTGTTTGCCAACCTCAAAGACCGTGACTTCCTGGTACAGCGAATTTCTGACTTCCTGCAGCGCACGCCTGACAGGCCGTGTGGCCTAAACGCTCAATCT GAGAATCCCAGCCCGAGTACGCCGCCGTCTCTGCCCCCGTCCCCTTCTGTGCTGGGGCTTGGAGAGATGCCCCAAAACCAACACTACAGCCCCAGTCTGCCCACTGCCAAGCAGGGCCTACTGCAAATCTATCAGCAGGACGTCCCGGAGGAGCTGGGGCCCAAAGTG ACGAGAGAGAAGATGAAAGAGGAATCATGGAACATCCATTTCTTTGAGTATGGACGTGGAGTGTGTATGTACCGCACGTCAAAGACGAGAGAGCTGGTTCTGAACGGGATACCTGAGAGTTTGAGAGGAGAGCTGTGGCTGCTGTTCTCAG GTGCTCAGAACGAGATGGCCACACACCCGGGTTACTACGGCAGTTTGGTTGAGCAGGCGATGGGTAAATGTACTCTAGCGACAGAGGAGATCGAGAGAGACCTCCACCGTTCCATGCCTGAGCATCACGCCTTTCAGAATGAGATGGGCATCGCTGCGCTGAGACGAGTCCTGACGGCCTACGCTTACAGGAACCCCGGCATTGGATACTgtcag gcGATGAACATTGTTACGtctgtgttgttgttgtattgTACTGAAGAGGAGGCGTTCTGGCTGCTTGTGGCTCTGTGTGAACGGATGCTGCCCGACTATTACAACACTAGAGTTGTAG GAGCGCTGGTGGATCAGGGAGTGTTCGAGGAGCTCACCCGCGAGTGTTTGCCGCTGTTGTACGAGCGCATGCAGGAGTTGGGCGTCATCTCTACTATCTCTCTGTCCTGGTTTCTCACTCTCTTCCTGTCCGTCATGCCTTTCGACAGCGCGGTGCTGCTGGTCGACTGCTTCTTCTACGAGGGCATTAAAGTCATTTTCCAG GTGTCATTAGCTGTGCTACATGCAAACATGGATCAGCTGCTGTCCTGTTCAGATGAGGGAGAGGCCATGACCATTCTGGGCCG ATATTTGGATAATGTTGTGAATAAGCAGACAGTTTCTCCACCCATTCCCCACCTTCATGCTCTGTTGACCAGTGGCAACAACCCTCCACCTGAGATTGACGCCTTTGAGCTCATTAAAGCGTCCTATGAG AAGTTTGGTAGTCTTCGTGCTGACGTCATTGAACAGATGAGGTTCAAACAAAGGTTAAAGGTCATACAGTCACTAGAAGACACAGCTAAGAGGAGTGTG GTGAGAGCTATCATGACAGATTCTGCTTTCACTATTGAGGAGTTGGAAGAACTCTATGTTCTGTTTAAG GCGAAACACATCATGAGTTGTTACTGGGGTGCGAGCAGCACGGCGGCGGAACGTCACGACCCCAGCCTGCCGTATCTGGAGCAGTACCGCATCGACTGCGGGCAGTTCGTTCAGCTCTTTTCCGCTCTGGCACCCTGGAGCTGCGGCCTTCACACCAACACGCTTTCTAGCCGACTCTTCCGCCTGCtcgaccaaaacaaagacacactCATCAACTTTAAAGAGTTTGTCACCGGACTCA GTGGAATGTATCATGGCGATATGACGGAAAAACTCAAACTTCTCTACAAACTCCACCTGCCTCCAG CGTTGTGTCCAGAGGAAGCAGAGTCAGCGCTGGAGGCCACGCAGTTCTTCACTGACGACGACACGCCACAGG ATCCTCCCTTCCTGTCTCATCTGGACTTCCTGGCACAGGAAGTGACCTCAG GAGAGGAGCTGAAAGAGGCAGGAGAAGCATCAGCGGCCGGAGACACCGATGACAGAAAAG AGGAGAAGCCAAAGGACTATAAGTACTATCTGAGAATGTGGGCCAAAGAAAAAGAGCCAAAGAAAGAGAGTATCAAAGATCTGCCCCGGATGAATCAG GAGCAGTTCATTGAGATGTGTAAGACTCTCTACAACATGTTCAGCGAAGATCCCATGGAGCAGGAGCTGTATCACGGCATCGCCACGGTGGCGAGTCTCCTGCTGCGCATCGGAGAAGTGGGCAAGAAATTCACCAACAACGGCGGAAGGAAAGCCGAGGCCCAGCTGCCCTCCACCATCGACGCTCTGCAGCCAGAGAGGGAGGACTCGTCCGGGGAGGGAGGATCAGGACAGTCCCTGGTCTCCAAGGCCCTGGCGGAGGCGCAGCTAGAGACGCCACCTCCCACGGCGGCCGGCTCCGACGAAGACGCCAAAGACGACACGTCCGTTTCGTCCTACTCCGTGGTGAGCGCCGGTTCGCTGCAGTGCGAGGACATCGCCGACGACACCGTGCTGATCGGCTGCATGAGCGGAGAGGGCGGCGACGGGGTGGATCGGAGGCGGGGCAGCGCACCGGATGCCGATTGGTCGATCACATTCGAGCAGGTTTTAGCGTCGTTCCTGACGGAAACATCGCTGGTTGACTACTTCGAGAAGAAACACGACATCCAGAGCAAAATAGCGGCGTGCAAATTGCTGAGAGCGGTGGAAAGACAGACCAGTTCGTCAAGCGATCATGATTTCTCTTCTCTGACCACACAATGA